A genomic region of Bernardetia sp. ABR2-2B contains the following coding sequences:
- a CDS encoding bifunctional UDP-N-acetylmuramoyl-tripeptide:D-alanyl-D-alanine ligase/alanine racemase, giving the protein MNQNYIKNEFMPTSSLVSNVAYITDYYKEFRYKQLLTDSRKLAIPHDTIFFAIKGQRQDGHNFIKSLYKKGVRCFIIEDKEAALRHFNEEELLIVQDAQFLLVKNSIRALQELAAHHRKQFKLPVIGITGSNGKTIIKEWLSQLLSDSFQIIKSPKSYNSQIGVPLSVWELSEEHTLAIFEAGISQPNEMEYLEPIIQPNIGIFTNLGSAHDDGFENRIEKATEKAKLFEHCKFLISRDIYSAVNTAILYLKERKGDPHFFGWTTQDVAIYPSAVDMRYLDPNVGGVNVGLYDPHTDKKLNFYLPFSNPAHVENCLHCIVTMLLFEYKEKEIQEKINKLKAVEMRLELKQGLFNCSLIDDTYNNDFAGLNVALDFLLQQSNKPKRTVILSDMPEENQKGLYEKIFQLCAKKGVERVIAVGENIKRTLIPDTETLIDTQFFATTEDFLSDFADGEIRFGNEAILIKGARRFEFEKIVDALELKVHGTKLEINLNNLAHNLDYFRSLISPRTRVMAMVKAFGYGSGTNFEIAHLLQYHRVDYLAVAYVDEGIALRNEGIRTPIMVMNPSVDSFEKMFVHNLEPEIYSVATLKRYAEYAKEKTYELNLADFGADVKDVFKIHLKLDTGMNRLGFATNDLPVLLGLIQSVGESLEVASVFTHLAAADDGEMDDFSRQQIKEFEEWAAELEQQLGYSFLRHAVNSAGIIRFKNAHFEMVRLGLGLYGVDSSKKAQEHLLPISSLKATISQIKVVHPSDSVGYSRKGRVERISKIATIAIGYADGYDRRFGNGVGKVYLHGELAPTIGNICMDMCMVDVTDIEEAKEGDEVIIFGEYPTVTDLANTIDTIPYEILTNVSERVKRIFYAD; this is encoded by the coding sequence TTGAACCAAAATTATATCAAAAACGAATTTATGCCTACTTCTTCGCTCGTTTCTAATGTTGCTTATATAACTGATTATTACAAAGAGTTTCGCTACAAACAGCTCTTGACAGACAGTCGTAAACTTGCCATTCCTCACGACACTATATTCTTTGCCATAAAAGGACAACGACAAGATGGACATAATTTTATAAAAAGTCTCTATAAAAAAGGCGTTCGATGTTTTATTATTGAAGACAAAGAAGCTGCTTTAAGGCATTTCAATGAAGAAGAATTACTCATCGTTCAAGATGCACAATTTTTACTTGTCAAAAATAGCATTCGTGCCTTGCAAGAACTGGCTGCCCACCACAGAAAACAATTCAAACTTCCTGTTATCGGAATTACGGGTAGTAATGGAAAAACAATTATTAAGGAATGGTTATCACAGCTTTTATCAGATAGTTTTCAGATTATCAAAAGCCCTAAAAGTTATAATTCTCAAATTGGAGTTCCTCTGTCAGTTTGGGAGCTTTCAGAAGAACATACACTTGCCATTTTTGAAGCAGGAATTTCGCAGCCCAATGAAATGGAATATTTAGAACCAATTATCCAACCTAATATCGGTATTTTCACAAATTTAGGAAGCGCACATGATGATGGTTTTGAAAACAGAATAGAAAAAGCAACTGAAAAAGCAAAGCTTTTTGAGCATTGTAAATTCTTGATTTCAAGAGATATTTATTCAGCAGTAAATACAGCGATTCTTTATCTAAAAGAACGAAAAGGCGACCCTCATTTTTTTGGTTGGACTACTCAAGATGTGGCTATCTATCCTTCTGCTGTTGATATGCGCTACCTTGACCCAAATGTGGGAGGCGTAAATGTTGGATTGTATGACCCTCATACCGACAAAAAACTTAATTTTTACTTACCTTTTTCTAATCCTGCTCACGTAGAAAACTGTCTTCATTGTATTGTTACGATGCTACTCTTTGAGTATAAAGAAAAGGAAATTCAAGAAAAAATAAATAAGCTAAAAGCTGTAGAAATGCGTCTTGAACTCAAACAAGGTCTTTTTAATTGTAGCTTAATTGATGATACTTACAACAATGATTTTGCAGGACTAAATGTAGCTTTAGACTTTCTTTTGCAGCAAAGTAACAAACCAAAACGAACCGTTATTTTGTCGGATATGCCAGAAGAAAATCAAAAAGGGTTATATGAAAAAATATTTCAACTCTGCGCCAAAAAGGGAGTAGAACGTGTGATTGCTGTTGGTGAAAATATAAAAAGAACACTTATTCCAGATACAGAAACGTTGATTGATACTCAGTTTTTTGCCACAACAGAAGATTTTTTGAGTGATTTTGCAGATGGAGAAATTCGTTTTGGTAATGAAGCTATTTTGATAAAAGGAGCAAGAAGATTTGAGTTTGAGAAAATTGTAGATGCTTTAGAGCTAAAAGTTCACGGCACAAAACTAGAAATCAATCTCAATAATTTAGCGCATAATTTGGATTATTTCCGTTCGCTTATTTCTCCCAGAACAAGAGTAATGGCAATGGTAAAAGCCTTTGGTTATGGAAGTGGAACAAATTTCGAAATCGCTCATCTGTTGCAATATCATAGAGTAGATTATTTGGCTGTGGCGTATGTAGATGAAGGAATTGCGCTGCGAAATGAAGGAATCAGAACGCCAATTATGGTAATGAATCCGTCAGTAGATAGTTTTGAGAAGATGTTTGTACATAACCTAGAACCCGAAATTTATAGCGTTGCTACACTCAAAAGATATGCAGAATATGCAAAAGAAAAAACGTATGAACTAAACTTAGCAGACTTTGGGGCAGATGTAAAAGATGTATTCAAAATTCATTTGAAATTAGATACAGGAATGAATCGTTTGGGTTTTGCAACCAATGATTTACCTGTTTTATTGGGTTTGATTCAATCTGTTGGAGAATCCTTAGAAGTCGCAAGTGTTTTTACTCATTTGGCTGCTGCCGATGATGGAGAAATGGACGATTTTTCACGTCAGCAAATCAAAGAATTTGAAGAATGGGCTGCCGAATTAGAACAACAATTAGGTTATTCTTTCCTTCGTCATGCCGTCAATTCAGCAGGAATTATTCGCTTCAAAAATGCCCATTTTGAAATGGTACGTTTGGGTTTGGGATTATATGGTGTTGATTCTTCCAAAAAGGCACAAGAACATTTATTGCCAATTAGTTCATTGAAAGCAACAATTTCACAAATAAAAGTAGTTCATCCAAGCGATAGTGTCGGTTATTCAAGAAAAGGAAGAGTAGAACGTATCTCAAAAATTGCTACGATTGCCATTGGTTATGCTGATGGCTATGATAGGCGTTTTGGTAATGGAGTTGGAAAAGTATATTTGCATGGAGAACTCGCTCCTACGATTGGAAATATTTGTATGGATATGTGTATGGTAGATGTTACTGATATTGAAGAGGCAAAAGAGGGCGATGAAGTAATTATTTTTGGAGAATACCCTACTGTAACCGACCTTGCCAATACCATCGACACTATTCCGTATGAAATCTTGACCAATGTAAGTGAGCGTGTGAAACGAATTTTTTATGCAGACTAA
- a CDS encoding acetyl-CoA carboxylase biotin carboxyl carrier protein subunit — MQITTKSNTYQIRTEKNNSTKTESLFLNDNLVESDIQKISEREFHVLRNNISYRVEVLKADYETKEFEIRINGNIHTLTAKDRMDLLLESLGMENAASAKVSDLKAPMPGLVLDILIEENATVEKGTPLMILEAMKMENVLKATGEGVIKGIPVKKGQNVEKGAILIEFE; from the coding sequence ATGCAAATCACAACAAAATCAAATACTTATCAAATCAGAACAGAAAAGAATAATTCTACTAAAACAGAATCTCTTTTTTTGAATGATAACTTAGTCGAATCAGATATTCAGAAAATCTCAGAAAGAGAATTTCATGTCTTGAGAAATAATATTTCTTATAGAGTGGAAGTTTTGAAGGCTGATTATGAGACAAAAGAATTTGAAATTCGTATCAATGGAAATATTCATACGCTAACAGCAAAAGATAGAATGGATTTGCTTTTGGAAAGCCTAGGAATGGAAAATGCAGCTTCTGCTAAAGTGAGCGATTTGAAAGCTCCAATGCCAGGGTTGGTATTAGATATTTTGATAGAAGAAAATGCAACCGTAGAGAAAGGAACTCCCCTTATGATTTTGGAAGCTATGAAAATGGAAAATGTTTTGAAAGCAACAGGCGAAGGAGTAATAAAGGGTATTCCTGTAAAAAAAGGACAAAATGTAGAAAAAGGAGCTATTTTGATAGAGTTTGAATAA
- a CDS encoding DUF3857 domain-containing protein, whose amino-acid sequence MNKYLRFFFLFSSLFLIASFSFYVKAQEIMTGFSENENENSEIFPYSEPFQLLNYDWDISPTIAKVSTEKNTDQTIFQKYHYALEYFYDEKGDFKMWELTHHIIKINSENTLKQYNKVFVPLQDGEKLVSLKARSIQTDGKTIEIDLSQIRKVEENGFFASSTRFPIEGAQVGSNIEYFYVIERSASLSGHYMYPANVVLKNVSFELITPTNILFTSKSYNGLPQAKQQSDAMGRNLLSITTDKINTLSSKSVLGEGNLMRLHYRFSHILADEKYADNSWESIANQLASVVYPLSLKDENRKISSILEELSADKKSLLPQEQKIKAIEDYIKNHIRIDENISHDSYSLLSSLETGMSDSYGVLRLFGAFFQNAGIDHRLVGTSDKKYFTFDEEFPSWDFIHAYLFYFPSLKSYLMPTEVNYRYGHIPYSLINNKGIFVKPPVIIGEDIIAYSDIRTIDFVPTQSHTNTHYKVSFEDELNTTKINLKRELTGYSAIDYHAYYYLSDEPEKAVASRFDIRAGEQAIPERVDITTIENNYSDTQTVRMDIFNVEGKISSNTLVEQANETYLFKLGSLLDAHPKSYLQKGNIEKGYPEEFKTIIEIKIPEGYYVRNFESLKKQIWNVEMGQMLMHFKTEAHIKNGVLMVEVTEFYRDAIQTKEQLAAFERINAASVSFSNAVVMLQKMK is encoded by the coding sequence ATGAATAAATACTTACGGTTCTTTTTTCTCTTCTCTTCTCTATTCTTGATTGCTTCTTTTTCATTTTATGTAAAAGCTCAAGAGATAATGACTGGTTTTTCTGAAAATGAGAATGAAAACAGCGAAATTTTTCCTTACTCAGAGCCTTTCCAACTTCTCAATTATGATTGGGATATTTCTCCTACTATTGCAAAAGTAAGTACAGAAAAAAATACTGACCAAACTATCTTTCAAAAATATCATTATGCCTTAGAGTATTTTTATGATGAAAAAGGAGATTTTAAAATGTGGGAACTGACACATCATATTATAAAAATAAACTCTGAAAATACTCTCAAGCAGTATAATAAAGTATTTGTTCCTCTTCAAGATGGAGAGAAATTAGTAAGTTTGAAAGCTAGAAGTATTCAAACTGATGGAAAAACAATAGAGATAGACCTTTCTCAGATTCGTAAAGTAGAAGAAAATGGTTTTTTTGCTTCTTCTACTCGTTTTCCTATTGAGGGAGCGCAAGTAGGAAGCAATATTGAATATTTTTATGTAATAGAGCGTTCGGCTTCTCTTTCTGGACATTATATGTATCCTGCTAATGTAGTTCTTAAAAATGTTAGTTTTGAGCTTATTACTCCTACAAATATTCTTTTTACAAGCAAAAGTTATAACGGACTTCCACAAGCAAAACAACAGAGCGATGCCATGGGAAGAAATCTGCTTTCTATTACAACTGATAAAATAAATACACTATCTTCAAAATCTGTTTTGGGAGAAGGAAATTTGATGCGTTTGCATTACCGTTTTTCACACATTTTGGCTGATGAGAAATATGCAGATAATAGTTGGGAAAGTATTGCAAACCAACTTGCTTCAGTAGTTTATCCATTGAGTTTGAAAGATGAGAACAGAAAAATTAGTTCTATTTTAGAAGAACTAAGTGCTGACAAAAAATCTTTACTTCCTCAAGAACAAAAAATAAAGGCAATTGAAGATTATATAAAAAATCATATTCGTATAGATGAAAATATTAGCCACGACTCGTACTCTCTTCTTTCTTCTTTAGAAACTGGAATGAGTGATAGTTATGGTGTTTTGCGTTTGTTTGGAGCTTTCTTTCAAAATGCAGGAATAGACCATCGTTTGGTAGGAACTTCTGATAAAAAATATTTTACTTTTGATGAAGAATTTCCTTCGTGGGATTTTATTCACGCTTATTTATTTTACTTTCCTTCTCTGAAAAGTTATTTGATGCCTACTGAAGTTAATTATCGTTATGGGCATATTCCTTATTCACTTATCAACAATAAAGGTATTTTTGTAAAACCTCCTGTAATTATAGGAGAGGATATTATTGCTTATTCAGATATTCGTACTATTGATTTTGTTCCTACTCAAAGCCATACCAATACACATTATAAGGTAAGTTTTGAAGATGAACTAAATACTACAAAAATTAATTTGAAAAGAGAGCTAACAGGATATTCAGCCATTGATTATCACGCTTATTACTATCTGTCTGACGAACCTGAAAAGGCAGTTGCTAGTCGTTTTGATATTCGTGCAGGAGAACAAGCTATTCCAGAACGTGTAGATATTACAACCATAGAAAATAACTATTCTGATACTCAAACAGTTCGTATGGATATATTTAATGTAGAGGGAAAAATATCTTCAAATACACTAGTAGAACAAGCAAATGAAACCTATTTATTCAAACTAGGAAGCCTTTTAGATGCACATCCAAAATCATATTTACAAAAAGGAAATATAGAAAAAGGTTACCCAGAAGAGTTCAAGACAATTATCGAAATAAAAATTCCAGAAGGCTATTATGTCAGAAATTTCGAATCACTCAAAAAACAGATTTGGAATGTAGAAATGGGACAAATGCTTATGCACTTCAAAACAGAAGCACACATAAAAAACGGAGTTCTGATGGTAGAAGTAACAGAGTTTTATAGAGATGCGATCCAAACAAAAGAACAATTAGCTGCCTTTGAGCGTATTAATGCTGCGTCAGTGAGCTTTAGCAATGCAGTTGTGATGCTTCAAAAAATGAAATAA
- a CDS encoding DUF983 domain-containing protein, producing MEKERSKLQGILQCKCPRCRQGDVFEKPAFSLNFAKTYRNCSVCNLKFERTMGFWWSAMYVSYAFTVAHLITVMVAINILTKERPALWVFFTAILGSFIFFVPAYFRYSRVIVLYFLGGTNYTTNPEVWEAQGE from the coding sequence ATGGAAAAAGAACGTTCAAAATTGCAAGGAATCCTGCAATGTAAATGCCCTAGATGCAGACAGGGAGATGTTTTTGAAAAACCTGCCTTTAGTCTCAATTTTGCCAAAACATACAGGAATTGTTCTGTTTGTAACCTAAAATTTGAGCGAACAATGGGTTTTTGGTGGAGTGCTATGTATGTGAGTTATGCTTTTACTGTGGCTCATTTGATTACAGTTATGGTCGCTATAAACATTCTGACCAAAGAACGTCCTGCTTTATGGGTGTTTTTCACAGCTATTCTAGGAAGTTTTATATTTTTTGTACCTGCTTATTTTAGGTATTCAAGAGTAATTGTTTTGTATTTCTTAGGAGGTACAAATTATACTACTAACCCTGAAGTTTGGGAAGCACAAGGGGAATAA
- a CDS encoding RNA-binding protein has protein sequence MNLYVSNLPYSISEEELEAVFSELGVVTSTKIITDRETHRSRGFGFVEMESEEDGEAAIEELNGIELKGREIQVKKAIPRENRGGGNFGGGRRDY, from the coding sequence ATGAATCTTTACGTATCAAATTTGCCTTATTCTATCTCAGAGGAAGAATTAGAGGCTGTATTTTCAGAACTTGGTGTAGTTACATCAACAAAAATTATCACAGACCGTGAAACACACCGTTCAAGAGGTTTTGGTTTCGTTGAAATGGAATCAGAAGAAGATGGCGAAGCAGCTATCGAAGAATTGAATGGAATCGAACTTAAAGGTCGTGAAATCCAAGTAAAAAAAGCCATTCCTAGAGAAAACAGAGGTGGTGGAAACTTTGGTGGTGGTCGTCGTGACTACTAA
- a CDS encoding YceI family protein has product MAIWNIDPMHTEIQFKVKHLVISTVTGSFQEFSGKLEATKDDLTDAQISFEANIDSITTGNEQRDGHLKSDDFFSAEKFPKLTFESTSFEKKSGDEYELKGNLTIKGTTKPVTLDVEYGGTADDMYGNTKAGFELKGKINRKDFGLTWNGVTEAGGVVVSDEVKLLMNVQVAKVVEETA; this is encoded by the coding sequence ATGGCTATTTGGAATATTGACCCAATGCACACTGAAATTCAGTTCAAAGTAAAACACCTTGTAATCTCTACCGTAACAGGTTCTTTTCAAGAGTTTTCAGGAAAATTAGAAGCTACTAAAGATGACTTAACAGATGCTCAAATTTCTTTTGAGGCAAACATAGACAGTATCACAACAGGAAACGAACAGCGTGATGGACACTTGAAGTCGGATGATTTTTTTAGTGCCGAAAAATTCCCTAAACTTACTTTTGAATCTACTTCTTTTGAAAAAAAATCAGGGGATGAGTATGAGTTAAAAGGAAACTTGACTATTAAAGGCACAACAAAACCAGTTACATTAGATGTAGAATATGGTGGAACAGCAGATGATATGTACGGAAACACAAAAGCAGGTTTTGAGCTAAAAGGAAAAATCAATCGTAAAGATTTTGGTCTGACTTGGAATGGCGTAACTGAAGCAGGTGGCGTAGTAGTAAGTGATGAAGTAAAATTACTTATGAACGTACAAGTTGCAAAGGTAGTAGAAGAAACAGCTTAG
- a CDS encoding barstar family protein, with translation MQYTEKIKDKEYFVTEINASKCKGYKNLIEEFSLTFSIPSSVPNLDALNDFLTGLEWIEQKNYKLIIKNMNKVEKNRNDYEGFFSVIEHLEDHWKGKENDLIVEYVGNS, from the coding sequence ATGCAATACACAGAAAAAATAAAAGACAAAGAGTATTTCGTAACAGAAATAAACGCTTCTAAATGTAAAGGCTATAAAAATTTGATAGAAGAATTTAGTCTTACTTTTTCTATTCCTTCTTCTGTTCCTAATCTTGATGCTTTAAATGATTTTTTGACTGGTTTGGAATGGATAGAACAAAAAAACTATAAACTCATCATCAAGAATATGAATAAAGTAGAGAAAAATAGAAATGATTATGAAGGTTTTTTTTCTGTGATTGAACACTTAGAAGACCATTGGAAAGGCAAAGAAAATGATTTGATTGTAGAATATGTAGGTAATTCTTAA
- a CDS encoding DUF4175 family protein, whose product MKTSIEALYANIQSYKRKYYKNLLLKGSLLAISAFLGAFAIVSILEYFGNFSSTFRAVLFYSFISVSIFSLVYWVIIPIYQLFTMDKQLPHNEAAKQIGKYFPQVQDRLLNVLQLHSTNSNPQNSDLYQASIEQKASQFAPISFADAIEYEQNRRYLRFLFIPIVLIAAFLVWDLDFYKASAVRLVNYEQDFAPKAPFQFSLDTKQLIAFKGEDLNFDVNLSGEAFPNEIFLITENGRKIKLDKNSASSYSYQFTNIQRPFEFSLDGEGYTSKMYEIIVRERPQLRNFVAYLNYPNYTGKKDERLENTGNLIVPAGTQIEWRFQTQETEKLNFVSIISDDSINVKTAKKEEDGFLLQTTALKSEAFEIELENKYSKNKEKISYLLTVIQDEFPKVSLNQFQDSVMYDYLMLGGNISDDYGITNLRFNYRVRSGKKVSKYKSLSLNFNPNAINQQYFHQVELEPLELKAGDELEYFVQVWDNDAVRGRKSSKTGSYRFQIPKESEMRESVAETSKSAESQIDKTLEDAKELNKKIEKLAEDLKGKKKLSWQEQKELEKLLEDKKQLEEDIRKMQEQNKKLNEQQEKFTEQDERIAEKSKKLQELMDELMDEKTKELYDKLQELLNEETNSEEIKEVLEKLQNKEMNLEKELDRTLEMFKKLEVDKKMKDIAEQLEELAEEQKDLAEETKEQQQKEETDRRLSKEEKEKADSLLSEKQEELNEKFEEMKEQMEELDKMNEELKTPKDLEETKKKEEEVTEQQEQSKEQLQNNEKEKASQSQENAGEKMEQMAQQMKQMTSSSEMEQAQEDYDDLRQLLENLLKLSFEQEEIMNGFNEIDQRDPKYITLSQDQLKLKDDAQIVEDSLRTLAKRVFQIESFVMRELTDMNDYMGQVTQEVKDRKNPRMLASRQQSVMTSINNLALMLNDVLEQMQQSMSSMGMGKPKSGKPSGSPSMSEMQQSINQQIENLKKSGKSGRQLSEGLAKIAAQQEALRRALQKAMQQGKGKDGKEGKGKDGKEGKEGGQKGQNGMGEGEGGENGNQDGGSMGNGGNMSKMIKDMEKTEEDLVNKRLTQELIERQKQIMTRLLQSEKAERERDLDEKREAEQAKATKRRVPPQFEEYFKQKEQQIELLKTIPPTLSPYYKQQVNEYFKKLEE is encoded by the coding sequence ATGAAAACATCAATAGAGGCGTTATATGCCAATATCCAGTCCTATAAAAGAAAATATTATAAAAATTTACTCCTAAAAGGTTCTCTACTTGCTATTTCGGCATTTCTAGGTGCTTTTGCCATTGTGAGTATTTTGGAATATTTTGGTAATTTCAGTTCTACTTTTAGAGCTGTTTTGTTTTATAGTTTTATTTCGGTCAGTATTTTTTCCCTTGTCTATTGGGTAATTATTCCGATTTATCAGCTTTTTACGATGGACAAACAGCTTCCTCACAACGAAGCTGCAAAACAAATCGGAAAATATTTTCCACAAGTGCAAGACCGTTTATTGAATGTTTTGCAACTTCATTCTACAAATTCGAACCCTCAAAATTCAGATTTGTACCAAGCCAGTATTGAACAAAAAGCCTCTCAATTTGCGCCTATTTCCTTTGCTGATGCCATTGAATACGAACAAAATCGTCGTTATTTGAGATTTTTATTTATTCCTATTGTCTTGATTGCTGCTTTTTTGGTTTGGGATTTGGATTTTTATAAAGCAAGTGCTGTTCGTTTGGTAAATTATGAACAAGATTTTGCTCCAAAAGCTCCTTTTCAGTTTTCATTAGATACAAAACAACTGATTGCCTTTAAGGGAGAAGATTTGAATTTTGATGTAAATCTTAGTGGAGAAGCATTTCCAAATGAAATATTTTTGATTACAGAAAATGGTCGTAAAATTAAGTTAGATAAAAATTCGGCTTCTTCGTATTCGTATCAGTTTACAAATATTCAACGTCCATTTGAGTTTTCATTAGATGGCGAAGGTTATACTTCAAAAATGTATGAAATTATTGTGCGTGAGCGTCCACAACTTCGCAATTTTGTGGCATATCTAAATTATCCAAACTACACAGGAAAAAAAGATGAACGTTTAGAAAATACAGGAAATCTCATCGTTCCAGCAGGAACGCAAATTGAGTGGCGTTTTCAGACACAAGAAACCGAAAAATTAAATTTTGTTTCGATTATTTCAGATGATTCTATCAATGTCAAAACAGCCAAAAAAGAAGAGGACGGATTTTTACTTCAAACCACAGCTTTGAAATCCGAAGCCTTTGAAATAGAATTGGAGAATAAATACAGTAAAAATAAAGAAAAGATTAGCTATTTACTGACAGTTATTCAAGATGAATTTCCGAAGGTTTCGCTTAATCAGTTTCAAGATTCTGTGATGTACGATTATTTGATGTTGGGAGGAAATATTTCAGACGATTATGGAATTACAAATTTGCGTTTCAATTATCGTGTTCGTTCTGGAAAGAAAGTTTCAAAATATAAATCTTTGTCTCTTAATTTCAATCCAAATGCTATTAATCAGCAATATTTTCATCAAGTGGAATTAGAACCTCTTGAACTGAAAGCAGGAGATGAGTTAGAATACTTTGTGCAAGTTTGGGATAATGATGCCGTTCGTGGTCGTAAAAGCAGCAAAACAGGAAGTTACCGTTTCCAAATTCCGAAAGAGTCAGAAATGCGTGAATCGGTGGCTGAAACAAGTAAAAGCGCAGAATCACAAATCGATAAAACGCTAGAAGATGCCAAAGAATTAAACAAAAAAATAGAAAAACTTGCCGAAGACTTGAAGGGTAAGAAAAAACTAAGTTGGCAAGAACAAAAGGAACTAGAAAAGCTTTTGGAAGACAAAAAACAGCTTGAAGAAGACATCAGAAAGATGCAAGAGCAAAACAAAAAGCTCAATGAGCAGCAAGAAAAATTTACAGAACAAGATGAGCGAATTGCAGAAAAATCTAAAAAACTGCAAGAACTCATGGACGAACTCATGGATGAGAAAACAAAAGAGTTGTATGACAAATTACAAGAACTTTTGAATGAAGAAACCAATAGTGAGGAGATAAAAGAAGTCTTGGAAAAGCTCCAAAACAAAGAAATGAACCTTGAAAAAGAGCTTGACCGAACACTTGAAATGTTCAAAAAACTAGAGGTCGATAAAAAAATGAAAGACATTGCGGAGCAGCTTGAAGAACTAGCCGAAGAACAAAAAGACCTTGCCGAAGAAACCAAAGAACAACAACAGAAAGAAGAGACAGACCGTCGTCTGTCGAAAGAAGAAAAAGAAAAGGCAGATAGTCTTTTGTCTGAAAAACAAGAGGAGTTGAATGAGAAATTTGAGGAAATGAAAGAGCAAATGGAAGAGCTTGACAAAATGAATGAAGAACTCAAAACTCCGAAAGATTTAGAAGAAACCAAGAAAAAAGAGGAGGAAGTAACCGAGCAGCAAGAGCAAAGTAAGGAGCAACTTCAAAATAATGAAAAGGAGAAAGCTTCTCAATCGCAAGAAAATGCAGGTGAAAAAATGGAACAAATGGCACAACAGATGAAACAAATGACCTCTTCTTCTGAAATGGAACAAGCGCAAGAAGATTATGATGATTTGCGTCAGCTTTTGGAAAATCTATTAAAACTCTCTTTTGAGCAGGAAGAAATTATGAATGGTTTTAATGAAATTGACCAGCGAGACCCAAAATATATTACGCTTAGTCAAGATCAATTAAAACTCAAAGACGATGCTCAAATTGTGGAGGATAGTCTGCGTACACTTGCAAAACGTGTTTTTCAGATTGAGAGCTTCGTTATGCGTGAACTTACCGATATGAATGATTATATGGGACAGGTTACGCAAGAAGTAAAAGACCGTAAAAACCCTCGTATGTTGGCTAGTCGTCAGCAATCTGTGATGACTTCAATTAATAATTTGGCGTTGATGCTCAATGATGTTTTGGAACAGATGCAACAATCTATGTCGTCGATGGGAATGGGAAAACCAAAGTCAGGTAAACCAAGTGGAAGTCCATCGATGAGTGAAATGCAGCAATCTATCAATCAGCAGATAGAAAACCTAAAGAAAAGTGGAAAATCGGGAAGGCAGCTTTCTGAAGGTCTTGCCAAAATAGCAGCACAACAAGAAGCCTTGCGCCGTGCCTTACAAAAAGCTATGCAACAAGGAAAAGGTAAGGACGGAAAAGAGGGTAAAGGCAAAGACGGCAAGGAAGGAAAAGAAGGAGGACAGAAAGGACAAAACGGAATGGGAGAAGGCGAAGGTGGCGAAAACGGAAACCAAGATGGTGGCTCTATGGGCAACGGTGGCAATATGTCTAAGATGATAAAAGACATGGAAAAAACCGAAGAAGACCTAGTAAACAAACGCCTAACTCAAGAACTCATCGAACGCCAAAAGCAAATTATGACACGCCTTTTACAGTCTGAAAAAGCCGAAAGAGAACGTGATTTAGATGAAAAACGAGAAGCCGAACAAGCCAAAGCCACAAAAAGAAGAGTTCCACCACAGTTTGAGGAATATTTCAAGCAAAAGGAACAACAAATCGAACTTTTAAAAACGATTCCTCCTACGCTTAGTCCGTATTACAAGCAGCAAGTGAATGAGTATTTTAAGAAATTGGAGGAGTAA
- a CDS encoding RNA-binding protein, translating to MNIYVSNLPYSISEEELEAVFSELGVVTSTKIITDRETRRSRGFGFVEMETEEDGLAAIEELNGIELSSREIQVKKAIPRENRSYNNAY from the coding sequence ATGAATATTTACGTATCAAATTTGCCTTATTCTATTTCAGAAGAAGAATTAGAGGCAGTATTTTCAGAGCTTGGTGTAGTTACATCAACAAAAATCATTACAGACCGTGAAACACGTCGTTCAAGAGGTTTCGGTTTCGTAGAAATGGAAACAGAAGAAGATGGCTTAGCAGCTATCGAAGAATTAAATGGTATTGAACTTAGTTCTCGTGAAATCCAAGTAAAAAAAGCCATTCCTAGAGAAAATAGAAGCTATAACAATGCTTACTAA